AGATCCGCTCGACCCATCtgcgccaccacctccaccaccgcccccaccttgACCATCAGCATTGGCGTACCCATTGCCACTAGGGGCTGACGCCGAGCCACTCGAACCAACAGCGTTGCCACCGCCAGAGCCGGAACCGGATCCGGATCCACCTTGAGAACCACCGCCAGCACCGTGCCCCCCTCCTCCACCAAGTCCCTTGGCAAAGTTATACTTGTTATCGGAATCTCCACCACTCTCTCCATACCCCAAGCCACCACCTCCTCCGGCCCCATGCCCCCATCCACTCCCACTCTCACCCGGcaagctgccaccgccgccgcttcCCCCGCCTCCACCTCGAGCACTTGAGCTAGCCAGCATCCTCGAAGCATTGGTGAACCCAATGCTCACGAGGACAACAAAGCCAAGAGCTACAAGCTTAGTGCTAGTAGCCATTGTGAATTGTGACCGAGAACTCGGTGGAGTCTGAGATGAGTTGGGTGTTGAAAGAAGAGAGGGTTTCGTGGGTATATATAGTAGTGGAAGCAGTGCATGCGTGTTTGCTGCTGAGTATTGGATCTTACACGCAGAAGGCGCGCACGGTAGCATGCATGCACACCGTTGACTGCACTGAATGCATCGATCAAGCAAATCTCTACATATCTTTCTTTAATCTCTAATTAATTGATGAGAACTGGTCAGCTGTCGAAGGGACTGATGATACGTACTGACGCTTGGTTGAGGATTGGGATTCCATCTCCTGACAGACAGATTAATTAATTCTTCTCTTGATACGACCACATGTAATTTAAGAACCATGATGGTATTGTTTTGATCGATACTGATGATGTACTTTCTGGGAAAACACCCGTAATCTAGTTTTGGGTTGCCTAAAACCCTTAAGTTTTAGAAAAACCTTTAGAAAACGTCTGTGTTGCAAATTTTTTTGTGTCAGTTATTTTCATTTAGATTGGTTCTTATGTGTTGAATCATAAAGTTCAAACCCTATACTTAGGTCCCTCCGAATGCTCCGCCTTATACATGTGCTAAGCCTACCATATAGATGGGGAAAAATGATGTGACAAgttaattaagaggagagagatgagtgtgaTGATCCCATAAAAAAACAATGCCAAGCGcgtgaacctaggtaaaacatttaATTGAAAGAAGaccaccaatgcatgaagaactttagttgctaaatcattaagactacccacagtgggagtaatatagatagtaacatcacacatatctagacaaaatagatgatgtggccaGTAACTAATGAAGaaaaagagaggcatgtggtactCCCTTCGTCCAGGTTTATTAGAcccctcttattttgggctaaagtttgacttaaaaatttaactaacaaaatataaattatatgtcacaaaaattatattgtcGGAAAGCTCTTCCAAATACAAATACAACAATATAAATCTTTTATATCATATTTTTAGTAGTCTATTATAGATGGTCAAAGCTTGACTCAAAATATGAAGAGGCCCAATAAATCAGGACAGaggtagtaacatagctagttactcatattatgagtaacatcacacatatcaagacaagatgTGTCTATAACATAATaattaataaatgaagtgttgtatgacaccacacatatgttatTCCAAACTGGAGGtactaacatatgcatgttactaatcTAAATTACTCCCCATTGTGGTTAGTCTAAGACTACCCACAGTGAGAGTAACATAGATGGTAACATCACATATATCTaagcaaaatagatgatgtggcaagtaaaTAGTGGAGAAAGAAAGGcgtgtggtaacatagctagttactcggCTGGTTATAGTGGGACTAACATagatagtaacatagatgccatataagcaaaaatgatgatgtgacaagtagttaatgacgagagaggcaaatagagtaacataatatgttaccatcacataatGCTTCCCAATGCAAAATGattctacaaagtaataaatgaagacatctatATTAACACATCTATGACCCTATCCACTATGaatgtagtaacatagactagtaacatatgcatgttactcgTCTAAGTTACTCTCTACTATGACTAGCCtcatagtatgagtaacatcacacatataaagacaagatgagtctacaccaaataatgaaatattgcaTGACATCACgcatatgttactctccactacagaggtagtaacatagactagtaacatatacatgttactactctaaggccctgtttggttccaaataagtcaccgaacttataagtcataagttgctccaccccaacttaaaacttataagtcaccctctTTTGCATGATTCCCACCACCTTTATATAAAAAAACAAGGTGGGAAGATGTgctcaggtgacttataagtccggtgacaaccaaacaggcgtgacttataagtcactggttttaagaGTCGGGTGACTTAttgaaaccaaacaggccctaagttACTCCCTACCGTGGCTAGTCCGAAGAGAGAGCTTAGCTACAAGAAGCTAAGCACTTATATGCATTGGAGAgtatagttgctaagctatttaatgtgtttaacacctcatctaagcaccggTGTATTGGCAGCAGCATGTGCATAGGCGAAAGGATCGGATCGCAGATACAGATTGATATCTTGCCTCGAGATTTGTCCCTCCGCCACGTGAAAGAACGTGACTTCCCTTGATCGATATTATGACCTCACGATCGATTGCACAGTGACCCATGCATGAACTGGAACCCGTGGATCCCAAAGATCGGTCTAAGGAGATGTAGATCACAGGGAATCCTTTGACATTGCAGTTATGCATGCCACTTGACCATTATCAATCATGAACGCCGCGGATCTATATAACAAGAAGAACAAGATACATACAGTACGTATACCGTTCCTAATGCATTGTCTTACTGTTAATTAGTACCAACAGAAAATGATGTATTGTATGGTTTTGTACTTTTGTTTAAATAGTGAGTAACAACTTAATGAAACAGTGACTCGCCTAAACCGTAAGGTGCATGCATTACCATAACACCAGTACTCCTACATCTTACTTCCTACAAGCACATGAACTTGGCATGCGGAAGATGGAGCTGTGCTCTGACCGTCCGACGTCGGTTTTCGCCGTCGGTGCATGCAGTTTGAGAAAGGCTCCAGCTAGCCCCACGCTATAGCCACTAGACGAGTAGAGTTAATCTTCTGGTAGGCGGCGAAGGAGAGTGCTGACTTAGATTAATTGCATACTACTCGTAGGATTTAAAGCTAACAGCGGCGACCTAGGGTTTATAACACTCTAACGCGTCCTCGAAGTTCAGAAATTAGACCACGTAGTACTGTAATATACAGACAGGAACACACTTGGAATATGCTATCTCACCGAGAGTTGACCTACCATAGGATTACGATTTTGTATTCGATTATCCACCAGCATGCGAGATCCTAATTACTAGCAAAGCCATTGTTCCTAAGAAGGCCATATTTCTTAATTGATAATTCATTCATCATCTATTATGTCAGTGCAAAGAACACCAGAGGTTACAAAAATTACAATCAGGTTGATAGATCACCTAGCGACGATTACACACCCGAGAGCGAGCCAAATGGCGTCGTCATCATCGCCCCTTCCTTATCAGAGTCGGGCAAACCTTGTTTTAGCAGGCAGTCGGGAAATTGTCGTGTTAAGTCCTCAAAAGACCAACGCACTAGAATAGCAACCCTCGACGATGGAGAGAATCTTATATCGGAAAGATCCAACCTAACACCACATGAACGGACGAACGTAGACTGGACCCAAATAGACCCATTTAAGACCAGCACCGACCGGATCCCGTGAGATTAAAGTTACCTGGAACTTCATGAGAATTAGTTTAATGATTTTCATTAGCATGTTAATACATTGCCCCTCCAGCATCTTACATCGATCTTTAAAAGTTTAGATCTTCATGTTATTGCACACAAGCGAGGTGAGAGAATGTAAGAATATTTTAAATATTAAAGTGATCCATGTAATTTACGAAGATAATTCCAATTATATGTCATCTAGCGCAATGGTTACTAGACATGAGTGTTATAATTATCGGTTTAAATACCCTCTTCTCTCCCTTCATAAAATTAATTAATATGGTGTATCTGTGTGTATACATCTTCATATACAAGTAGAGCGTATATGTATATGCACTACAAGAAAACAATTCTATGCCAAGTACCAAAATACTCGGGGGAACCCGAAAAGTACTTGGCAAAGACCGTTCAACATACCCCTGCCCGGCAAAGCAGCGTATGCCGAGTGCTGTTTGTCGGGTACTCGTCAAAGGCTTTGCCGAGTGCAACATGGGGATGCTCGGGAACATAAAGCTTACCGACGACCGGCTGACGAAGACGATGGTGCCACATGGTACCTACCTTTGTCGAGAGTCTGTCGGGAATGCTGGACAAAAACAGTGCACCACATGTTTTGCCATGTGACACCAGGCTTTTCCGAGGTAATACTCGACATATATGTTTTCCGAGCACCGGTGCATGACAAACAATTCTGCCAGGGATTCCTATGGGCTACCATGTGTCTCGTAGTTTGCCAAGTGTCAAGCACGAGCTGCTTGGCATATCCTCTTTGCCGGGTACCGGTGCTCAACATGCAGTTTTGCTACGGATTCCTAGGGTCTGCCACGTGTCTCATAGTTTGCCAAGTGTTACCCATGGGCCACTTGGCATATCCTCTTTGCCGAGTGCTCTACCAAAGACCCTTGGCAAACCTCCTACACCGAGCAGTGCCACTTGGCCCCGCTTTTCCATATTGGTCTTAGTTTCATGTGGGTGGTCTTTGATGGTGTTGTTTGGTAGTGTGGACAGCGACGATTCGTGTTTTTTGGTTTGTTGTCTTCTTCTCCGTCCGCTGAAGCATAACGAGTTTTGGCTTTCTTGGAGAGCTAGTGAGAGGCCTCAATAGTTATACTCTATAGCTAGATCTGCTCACCAGTGCGTCGTCGCCAACATCTTTGTCTCCAACCGGCGACTTTCTAGAACTACGTCAACAACGACACTCTTATCCTAGCTCCGAGAGTGTCCAAAGATTCAGAGGGATGTCGGGCTTGCCCACAGCGCGCGGCCGACAAGTGCAAGAGAAAAACAACGTCGTTGTACCAAACGACTGTGTGTGTTATTTTCTAGTTTTTAATGATGGCCTTGTAAGGGTCGGATGACTATAATATATGGTGTTGGCCTTCTCTTCTTAAAAATTTGCCATGACCGGCCTTCTTAGAACGGAGACACATCTCTGCGCCCATATACACACATACCCGCAAGTATATGAAACTGAAAAATGTGCGCGGTAAAGACGACTTTGAACGCTACAAAATTTTCATGCTACATGCATGTCGCTCATGTATTTACTTGATTCCACGTTGTGAACCAAAATTAGACAGATTTACTGTATGGAAGCTAGATTTGCATATTTCCAAAACAATCAGGCTTTCAAAACAGgatttttttttccaatttttataTGGGTCTAAGAAACTAGAGAGGAGGGAGTACGATGCACAATAAGCATCCACATATTTGGACGGCCTGTAATAATAAAACAAAAAGGGAAATTTTGTAGCACCACggccttttctgtttattttttccaTAAATATTTGTCGCACAAGCTCATGCTATGACAAATTTTGTTACACAACATGCAATGACATATAATGACTTCATTTGGTCAACTTAAACCTGGCCGTTTTTGTAAACCTGACTTTGTTAAATACTCCTGCCGTTCTATAATTCAAACTATAACCACGACAAAAGTTATGGAATAGAGGGAACAGATTTGACTAGGACATACATCATCCGCGGTGGTGCATCATAGTGTAGACACATACAATATTGCAatgtcaactactccctccgtctactcTCTCAGGAAAAAAAAACACTTATGTTTTGCTGACTTGACATAGCATTAAATAAAATTAAGAGAGAAACATAAGAGTACGAGCTCGTGGGTCATCCATAAACAACCTGGATCAAGGCCATATATAAAAACAACCAGATATAGATCTTTGCAAGGTCGTCGAGCCTACATGCATGCCTAAATTATTGTCAACGGGCTGTTGGCGCCGCCTCCATGCAgcaccgcttcttcttcctcctctcaactctctcttctctctttgtttctctcACGAGCACACGGATGGAAAACACTCAAGAGAAACACATACACACACAAGCACCAAGAGAAATCTAATGGCTTTGCAAAGGCACTCCCTTGATGGCACACCGTCGCTACATCTTTACATCAGCCCTCACGGCTCCACTTTTCTCATTCATCAGTCCAACTTAAATACTCAGTACAAGTGACCCACACGTAGCAAAGGCAGCTACCTGCCcggttctcatgccatgcaccacACGACTTGATCCACTAACCAACTAACTCACCCACTAACAAACTCCATGCGGCCACTCTCCGTCACGCACGCCCAGCTAGCTACCTGGAATATCTCCATGGCCTATGTGACGTGACTAACAAACTAGGCATGCATTTGACTCGGCTAAACACACTGACCTACACACAAAATACTAGCTTGCATTAACACACATGAAAGCGTCTCTATGTATGCACATTGCCGCAGCTACTACTATATGCATGACTTGAAAAACATGAAATAATCTATCACCAAGATTAACCTAACACGGGCTACCAGTGCTTTGTGCTTTGGGTCGCTGTAATTGTGGAATTtgtcctcttttcttcttcttatgtTTCTCATAAAAACTGCCACGTACTCCATGCTAGCCAAACCAGCCACCATCCCAAACAGAGAAGGAAATTAGAGGCAACCAGAACAACCATTAGCTTTCTTATTAGAACAACCTTAGCTAGGCATATTGGTACCGAAGGAGTAACCAAGCACTCACATTGACAACGAAACATATCAGAAATCATAACATAACGTATTCATAGGTAgcgattactccctccgttcccaaatataagtcattttaaggatttcaacaagtgactacatacgaagcaaaatgaatgaatctacactctaaaatatgtctccATACATCcttatgtagtagtccatttgaaatgattaaaacaacttatatttaggaacgtagGCAGTACATGTTAGTAGATTGCTACTTAGTACATCCACTGGAATCATGGAGCCCTTTATTAGGAGGCGCCTAGTGAAAACTCTACGAAACACAAATGATGTGGAATAGTGAAATGAAGAGATTGGAAATGTGTGATGGGCTCCGATTCTAGCTTGTACGAAAAGGAAATTTAGGGGTATCCAGCACTGCCGGATCCGGATCCGCTACCTCCACCATTGCCGAACCCACCATTGTTgctgccaccaccgccgccacccgtTCCAGCACCGGTTCCGGTGGCATAGCCTTGACCATAGGAACCAGTGCTACCAGTCTGTCCGCCCCCAATGCCAGAGCCAGAACCAACTCCCATGTTTGGACCTTGAGCTACACCTCCACCTTGGCCACCACCGTTGCCGCTGCCACTTCCACTGGCATTGCCTCCAGTAGTGTCATCGCTGGCGGCCTGTCCACCTCCAGCACCATTACCACCTCCACTTccaccgtcgccaccaccaccgccagtGCCAGCACCTCCAGCATCAGAGTAGCTGACACCACCAGCAGAAGGAGCTACAGCCGGGGCAGTTGCTATTCCACTCTCAGCTTCTCCTTTGCCAGCACCACTTCCAACTCCAGATCCGCTTGACCCATTTGCACCGCCACctgcacccccacccccaccctgacCATCAGCATTGGCGTACCCACTGCCACTAGGGGCTGACGCCGAGCCACTCGAACCAACACCGTTGCCACCGCCAGAGCCGGAACCAGATCCGGATCCGCCTTGAGAACCACCGCCAGCACCATTCCCCCCTCCTCCACCAGCTCCCTTGGCAAAGTTATACTTGTTATTGGCATCTCCACCACTCTCGCCATATCCCAAGCCACCACCTCCTCCGGCCCCATGGCCCCATCCACTCCCAGTCCCATTCGAcgagccgcctccgcctcccccgcTTCCACCTCCAGAACTGGAAGAGCTAGCGAGCATCCTCGAAGCATTGGTGAACCCAATGCTCACGAGAACAACAAAGCCAAGAGCTACAAGCTTAGTGCTAGTAGCCATTGTGAGTGAGCTCGGTGTAGTGTGAGATGGATTGGGTGTTGAAAGAAGAGAGGGCTGCGTGGGTTTATATAGTAGTGGAACCGGTGCATGGGTGATGCATGGATGATGAGTATTGGATCTTACACGCAGAAGGCGCGCGAGCTTTGGGTTGTGAACTGAATGAGTGATCCCATGAGAAGTTCACTAATCACAGTAGCATGCATCGTTGATTGCACTCCCACTGCATTCATCGATCATGCAAATCTGTGCATATCTTTCTTTAATCGGTAATTAATTGGTGAGAACTGGTCAGCTGTAGAAGGGTCAGAAGATACGTATACTGACGCTTGATTGAGATTCCATCTCCTGACAGACAGATTAACTACTGTAATTATTTTCTCTCCACCACATGAAAGAACGCGACTTGCCTTTACTCGATACGCACGCATGAACTGGAAGCCGTGGTTCACAGGGAATCCTTTGACATTGCACTTAATGAATGCCACTTGACCATTATGAATCATGAACACCGCGGATATATGGAGAAAAACAAGATACGTACAGCAAGTACACTTACCGTACGTAAGGCATGTGTTTACTGTAATTACCAACAGAAAATGATGTAATGTTTTTGCTTAAGTAGTGACTCCCCTAACCGTAAGGTTCATGCATTACATTAACACTGGTACTCGTAGAATCACATGAGCTTGGTATGCGGAAGATGGAGCCGAGCTCTGACCGCCCATCTGACGTCGTTCTTCGTCGTCCATCGTCGGTGATGCAGTTTGAGAAAGGCTCCAGCTTAGCCCGTAGCTATAGCCACCAGGTGAGTAATCTTATGGTAGACGGCGAAGGAGAGTGTTGACCTAGATTAATTGCATACTACTCCTAGGGTTTAAAGCTAGTAATACAGCTAGCTGCGACCTAGGGTTTAACGCGTCCTCGAAGTTCAGAAATTAGACCACGTACTGTAATATACAGACAGGAACACACTTGGAGTATGCTATTGCTATATTTGGGATCGTTATGGCGACGCAAACGCCGAGAGTTGACCTACCCCAGGCTTAGGACTTCGTATTCGATTCTCCAGCTACCATCTTAACTAGCAGGCCATCTTGAgtatggttaatacttaatagtatagccagctgctggctataagccagtgtcaTGTCATATACAgtccatcttatagccaacatgtataatatTAGATTAAAGAGTGTAttatttttttattatgtggcccatcTTTCATTCTTATAAAGTGTCTAGAGCATGTGCTAGCTAGAGTTGTGAAGAGCCtgtttaccttctctctcctcttttctttcctccaac
The window above is part of the Triticum aestivum cultivar Chinese Spring chromosome 2A, IWGSC CS RefSeq v2.1, whole genome shotgun sequence genome. Proteins encoded here:
- the LOC123187804 gene encoding glycine-rich cell wall structural protein 2-like, whose protein sequence is MATSTKLVALGFVVLVSIGFTNASRMLASSSSSGGGSGGGGGGSSNGTGSGWGHGAGGGGGLGYGESGGDANNKYNFAKGAGGGGGNGAGGGSQGGSGSGSGSGGGNGVGSSGSASAPSGSGYANADGQGGGGGAGGGANGSSGSGVGSGAGKGEAESGIATAPAVAPSAGGVSYSDAGGAGTGGGGGDGGSGGGNGAGGGQAASDDTTGGNASGSGSGNGGGQGGGVAQGPNMGVGSGSGIGGGQTGSTGSYGQGYATGTGAGTGGGGGGSNNGGFGNGGGSGSGSGSAGYP
- the LOC123184920 gene encoding putative glycine-rich cell wall structural protein 1 — translated: MATSTKLVALGFVVLVSIGFTNASRMLASSSARGGGGGSGGGGSLPGESGSGWGHGAGGGGGLGYGESGGDSDNKYNFAKGLGGGGGHGAGGGSQGGSGSGSGSGGGNAVGSSGSASAPSGNGYANADGQGGGGGGGGGADGSSGSGAGKGVGKGYGESGIATAPAPSAGGVSYSDAGGGGNGGGGGDGGNGGGNGAGAGQAASDDTSGGNASGGGSGNGGGQGGGVAQGPSMGVGSGSGIGGGQTGSTGSYGQGYATGTGAGTGGGGGGSNNGGSGGGGGSGSGSGSGGYP